Genomic window (Nitrospirales bacterium LBB_01):
CGTCTTATTGAAATGCTTATGAAGCAGAAAATCCGTGCTTTCAATCATGAAGGTTACAATCTCATTAGGCGTGTAAACTATACCTAACTTATCGGCTCCTTTGGGGTTATATGCTTTATAAAAGTTCTCGTAGATTATCTTAAGAAACTTCTGTTTTTCGTGGTGGCTTACAATGCTTGTGGCATGAGCTTTTATTATCTCATAATAATTCTTTATGCTGTCAAGAGTCTGTCGTTTAGTCTTTCCAATAAAAAAAGTCTCTTCCAACTTATTTAACTCTTTTGCAATATTATTCTCGTGATGAAATTGAGAATCACTAAAAATACTGATAAAAATTTCTTCTGTTAAGATATGCTGTATAAGCATCTCATGTATGTCGTCAAGAGTAATATTAGGATTGATAACTACTTTGCACATCTCAAAAAAAGCATTAATAGATTCCTTGAAAGATTTATTGGTATCGTTCTGTTCATTTATCATCTCATGCAGAGTTTGTGCTATTGTCGGAATATCTTGTTTAAAATGATCGATAGCCTCGTTAAAAGACCTTACATCAGGATGTTCAAAGGAGACAAATGCGATGAGGATTTTATCCAGTTCCGCGCTGTCTCTCATGTTTACACGTAGAACTTCCGCGTTTTGCTGAAAGAGTACTGCAGTAGAACCGTCTTCAAAAATAATATTACTTGCAGGATACCCCTTCTTAAACTTTTTATTTATCTCCTCATCAAGATCATCAGAGTCGTCTTTGCTTTCCCAGTAACCACAATCTAAGCGAAGTACATTTTTAAGAATGCCGTCAGGTACCACGCTTTTACCATTTGTTCCCATAACAGGGATTTCAGTAACAAGTTCAAGTTTTTTCTTATTAGCATATTCATTTAGGAGATTATAAAAAGCGTTTCTTACAGATGTTTCATTTCTTGAACCACCATATTGTATTATCCGGTCAAGTTTTGAGTAATATTGATTAATTAGAGGTATGGACATCTTTTGTCTTTATATCTCCCGTTCCATTTTACAGATAGACATAGTAACAGAATCCTTGCTTTTTGACAAGGATTCAATTTCATTTTACTTTGGCAACTATATAATTACGAAAAAGTTTATTAAATCTTTTTATCACAATAATTTCTCAACAGATTGTTTGTGATTTTGTTATAATATAAACTGCTGTAATGTAAGCTTTTTATTCGTAATAACGGCATGTTGCGATTATGTGGAGGATAAAATGAGCGTCTTAACTGAACAATTCATTGTAAATGATAAAGGAAAGCGAACAGGTGTAATTCTTTCAATAAAAGAGTACAAGAAAATACTTGAGGAATTGGAGGAATTAGAATCTATCAGGGCCTACGATATGGCAAAAGCGTCAGAAGATGAGGCTGTAACTTTAGATCAGGCTATCAGAGAAATTGAAGCAAACCAGAAGTGAGCTATAATGTTCTTAATTGCCTATGCAGTTAGCTCCGCAAACAAAAAAATGGATTCCTGCCTTCGCAGGAATGACAAGAAAAAAAGGAATGACCTCCCCTAAAGGGGATTCCCCTGTAAAATTGCCCCCCTTTGTCATTCCCGCCCCTTCCCTTTGTCATTCCCGCCCCTTCCCTTTGTCATTCCCGCCTACGAGCGGGAATCCAGTCCTTTTAACTGTGTCATTTGCTGACTGAAAAAAATTTACAGGAGTTAACTCAATAAGCATTTAAGTTTTTTATATACGTCTGCCACCTGAGATTTTGTCTCTTCATGATTACCGGAATTGTTTATAACGAAATCTGACATCGCAGCTTTTTTCTCCTGCGGCAATTGGGCAGATAGTCTGCTCTTTATATCCGCCGTTCTAAATCCCTTTAGCTTTAGCCGTTCCTCAACTACATCTCTGTCGCTTATTACCGTTATTATCTTATCAACATCATTGGTAAAGTTGCCCTCAAAAAGAAGCGGGATTTCGGCTACGACCACCCTGTCTGTGTTTGCAGAGGCAGCGCGTTTTATCTCCGCCATCACTAATGGATGAAGTAACGCCTCAAGCGCTCTGCGTAACTCAGGATTATTAAACACAATCGCCGCAGTCTTTGGTTTGTCAATGTTACCGGTACTGTCAAACACATCGCCCAAAAGCTCCCCAATCCTGCGCTTTATGTCGGTTTCTGACAAAAGTCTGTGAACTATCTCATCGGAGCTTACAGTCAGTGCTCCGTGTGCTTTAAACATGCTTAGAACAGTTGATTTGCCAGAGCCGAGGTTGCCCGTTAACCCTGCTAACACACCGAAGCCTGTACCTTATACCAAGTCGCAGTCAGAAGTATAACAAGGCGGCAAGGAGAAAGCGACGCAGGCGTACTTTTAGTACGTTGAGGAGCATTTTGACGATGCCAACGAAGTTTGACGATTGAATGCAACTTGGTATTACATACACTTAGTGTAGCCGCAGTCGTGGCACACCGCACAGCCGCTTTCGTGTTCAACCACCCCGCCGCACTCAGGACATGCCCCCATAGACATGTTGACCCCGGATTTTGGCTTATCGTCAGAGTTTTTGCTGTGGCTGCAGTAATTTTCCACAGCCTTTGCTATTGCATCGGCACAGGAGGAGATTTTGCCTCCGTTTGCCCATATAGGTTGATGACAGGATATTCCCTTTAGTTGAGTTATAAGCTCATCAGGAGCTATGTTACATCTGAGCGCAAGTGACACAAGCCGTCCTATCGCCTCCGACTGGCTTGACGCACATCCGCCTGCTTTTCCGATGTGGTTAAACACCTCAAACGGCAAGCCGTTTTCGTCTTCATTTATCGTAACATAGAGGTTTCCGCAGCCGGTTAGTATTGACTCAGTTGAGCCTTTAATCAGCTTAGGGCGCTTACGCGGCGTCAGCTTATGATGAGGGGTGTCAATAACAGCGGCACTGAGCGCTGATGTCGGTTCATGATGTGATGAGGTGGAAAGCACCTGCCCCTCACGTGAGCCGTCTCTGTAAACCGTCACACCCTTACAGCCCAATTTAAACGCCTGCATGTACGCTTTTTTAACATCATCGGTTGTCGCCGATGATGAGAAATTAACTGTTTTTGACACCGCATTATCCACATACTTCTGAAAAGCTCCCTGCATTTTTATGTGATACTCAGGCGATATATCATGCGCTGTGACAAACACTTTCCTTACGTCTGCCGGTATATCGGAGACATCCAATATTGACGG
Coding sequences:
- a CDS encoding dephospho-CoA kinase; protein product: MLAGLTGNLGSGKSTVLSMFKAHGALTVSSDEIVHRLLSETDIKRRIGELLGDVFDSTGNIDKPKTAAIVFNNPELRRALEALLHPLVMAEIKRAASANTDRVVVAEIPLLFEGNFTNDVDKIITVISDRDVVEERLKLKGFRTADIKSRLSAQLPQEKKAAMSDFVINNSGNHEETKSQVADVYKKLKCLLS